The window TGCTTCTTCAGCTCGAAGGCCGTGACCTCCGAGCGGTACTCGTGCCATTCCGCGCGCTTGTTGCGGAGGAAGAAGTCGAAGACGTGTTCGCCCAGGGTGTCGGCGACCAGGTCGCTGTTCTCCATCAGGGTCAGGGCCTCGCCGAGGTTCTGGGGCAGGGGTTCGATGCCCATCGCGCGGCGTTCGGCGTTGGAGAGGGCCCAGACGTCGTCCTCGGCGCCCGGCGGGAGCTCGTAGCCCTCCTCGATGCCCTTCAGGCCGGCGGCCAGGAGGACGGCGTAGGCGAGGTAGGGGTTCGCGCCGGAGTCGATGGAGCGGACCTCCACGCGCGCGGAGCCGGTCTTGCCGGGCTTGTACATCGGGACGCGGACCAGGGCGGAGCGGTTGTTGTGGCCCCAGCAGATGTACGAGGGGGCCTCGCCGCCGGCGCCCGCGGTGCGCTCGGAGCCGCCCCAGATGCGCTTGTAGGAGTTCACCCACTGGTTGGTGACCGCGGAGATCTCGGCGGCGTGGCGCAGGAGGCCCGCGATGAAGGAGCGGCCCACCTTCGAGAGCTGGTACTCCGCGCCGGACTCGTAGAACGCGTTCCGGTCACCTTCGAACAGCGACAGGTGCGAGTGCATGCCGGAGCCCGGGAACTCCGAGAAGGGCTTGGGCATGAACGTGGCCTGGAGGCCCTGCTCCAGCGCCACCTGCTTCATGACCAGGCGGAACGTCATGATGTTGTCCGCGGTGGACAGGGCGTCGGCGTAGCGCAGGTCGATCTCCTGCTGGCCGGGGGCGCCCTCGTGGTGGGAGAACTCCACCGAGATGCCCATCGACTCCAGCATGGTGATCGCCTGGCGGCGGAAGTCCATGCCGATGGCCTGCGGAGTGTGGTCGAAGTAGCCGGAGTTGTCCGCGGGCGTGGGCCGGGAGCCGTCCAGCGGGCGGTTCTTGAGCAGGAAGAACTCGATCTCGGGGTGGGTGTAGAAGGTGAACCCGAGGTCGGAGGTGCGGGCCAGGGCGCGCTTGAGGACGTAGCGCGGGTCGGCGAAGGAGGGCGAGCCGTCCGGCATGAGGATGTCGCAGAACATACGGGCCGTACCGGGGGCCTCGGCACGCCAGGGCAGGATCTGGAAGGTGGACGGGTCCGGCTTGGCGATCATGTCGGACTCGTAGACCCGGGCGAAGCCCTCGATGGCGGAGCCGTCGAAGCCGATGCCCTCGTCGAAGGCCTGTTCCAGCTCGGCCGGCGCGACGGCCACGGACTTGAGGAAGCCGAGCACGTCCGTGAACCACAGGCGTACGAACCGGATGTCGCGCTCCTCCAACGTCCGGAGCACGAACTCCTGCTGCTTGTCCATCTTCCGCTTTCCCATCCTTGCTGGTCAGGCCGCCTGTGTGCGCTGTCACGGGAGACCGTCGGGCACCTGAGCATCCCACCACGGTCACGTTTCGCACGTGTTGCGGAGCCCTGTCGCCCGGCCGCCACGTGAGGCGATCGCCCCGCGTACGGCAGGTGTACCGCTCTGCCGCCCA of the Streptomyces sp. NBC_01788 genome contains:
- the glnA gene encoding type I glutamate--ammonia ligase — protein: MDKQQEFVLRTLEERDIRFVRLWFTDVLGFLKSVAVAPAELEQAFDEGIGFDGSAIEGFARVYESDMIAKPDPSTFQILPWRAEAPGTARMFCDILMPDGSPSFADPRYVLKRALARTSDLGFTFYTHPEIEFFLLKNRPLDGSRPTPADNSGYFDHTPQAIGMDFRRQAITMLESMGISVEFSHHEGAPGQQEIDLRYADALSTADNIMTFRLVMKQVALEQGLQATFMPKPFSEFPGSGMHSHLSLFEGDRNAFYESGAEYQLSKVGRSFIAGLLRHAAEISAVTNQWVNSYKRIWGGSERTAGAGGEAPSYICWGHNNRSALVRVPMYKPGKTGSARVEVRSIDSGANPYLAYAVLLAAGLKGIEEGYELPPGAEDDVWALSNAERRAMGIEPLPQNLGEALTLMENSDLVADTLGEHVFDFFLRNKRAEWHEYRSEVTAFELKKHLPVL